AACAAAGAGAGGTGTCCCGTGGCGGAGAACATGACGCTGGGCCTTTCGCCCTGTCCCAATGATACCTACATTTTCCATGCGCTGCTGCACCGGCTGGTGCCGTCCCCGGCGCATTTCACGCCGCACATGGCCGATGTGGAGGAACTCAATGCCCTTGCCCGGCAGAAGAAACTGCCGGTGACCAAGCTCTCGCTGGGCGTGGTGCCCTACATCATGGACGATTACGCCATCATGGCCTCGGGCGCCGCCCTGGGCTGGGGCTGCGGCCCGCTGGTGGTGGCCCGCGAAGACCTGCCCGAGGAAAAATGGAAAACGGCCCGCGTGGCCGTGCCGGGCCTCATGACCACGGCCAACCTGCTGCTGACCCTGCACGGCGGCTTCCAGGGCCCGCGTGAGGAGATGCTCTTCAGCGATGTCATGGACGCGGTGCTGGACGGTGAGGCGGACATGGGCGTCATCATCCACGAGGGCCGTTTCACCTATGCCGAGCGCGGCCTGGTGAAGCTGCTGGACCTGGGGCAGTGGTGGGAGGCCACCTATCATGCGCCCCTGCCGCTGGGCGCCATCGCCGTGCGGCGCGACGTGCCCGTGGAGCTGGCCCGCGCCATCGAGGCGGCCATCACAGCCAGCGTGGATTATGCCAATGCCAACCCGCGCGCCTCGGCGGACTTCATCCGCGAACACGCGCAGGAGCTGGCCGAGAGCGTGACCTCGGCCCACATCAGGACCTTCGTCACCGAATACAGCCGTGATCTGGGCGATACGGGCCGTCAGGCCATCGCCCGTCTGGTGGAGACCGCGGCCAGGATGCAGGGCCTGCGCCTGCCCGAGGCGGGGCTCTTCCTGTAGGGCAGGCCGCGTCAGGCCCCATGCCTTGCTGTACCTGTCCGGGCCTCGTGCGGCATGCCGCCGGGGCCTTTTCAGGGCCGCCCCGCAGGGGGCGGCCCTGTTGTTGCCTTTTCCGCGGAACATGATGACCAGGAACAGATTCTTTTCCCTCAGTGAGGCCCGCCGCTTCCTGGCGCTGGGCCTGCCCGTACTGGTGACGCAGATCGCCCAGATGGGCATGAACTTCGTGGACACGGCCATGACCGGCCGGGCCAGTACGGCGGACATGGCCGCCGTGGCCGTCTCGGGCTCCATCTGGGTGCCTGTTTCCCTGCTGGGCATGGGCTGTCTTCTGTCCCTGCCCGCCATGATGGCCCATCTGGTGGGCGGCGGCGAGCAGCGGCGCACCCCGCATCTGCTGCGGCAGGGCCTCTGGCTCTCGGGCCTGCTCTCGCTGGTGCTGATGGGCGTGTTCGCCTTCCTTTCCCTCCATCTGGAGCTGTTCGGCCTGGATGCCGAGCTGGCGCCGCTGGCGGCCGGGTATCTGCGGGCCATGCTCTTCGGCCTGCCGGGCATGATGCTGTTCGTCAATGTGCGCGGCTTCCTGGAAGGCTATGCCCGCACGCGTCCGGCCATGCTGGTGGGCCTGCTGGGGCTGGCGCTCAACGTGCCCTGCAATTATGTGCTCATCTACGGCAAGCTGGGCCTGCCCCGGCTGGGGGCCGTGGGCTGCGGTGTGGCCACGGCCCTGTGCTACTGGTTCATGGGCCTGACCCTGGCCCTGTATGCCCGGCGCGAGGCGCGCTGCCGCAGGCTGGGGCCGCTGTTCCTGCCCCTGCTGCTGCCGCGTGCGGCCGGGGAGGGCGGCGGTGCCCGGCGGGTTGACTGGCCGCTGGTCCGGCGCATCTTCCGCATCGGCCTGCCCGGCGCGCTGGCCGCCTGCTTCGAGGCTTCGCTGTTCGCGGTCACGGCCCTGCTGCTGGCGCCGTTGGGCAAGGTGGTGGTGGCCGGGCACCAGATCGCCATGAACTTTTCCAGCATCGTCTACATGCTGCCCCTGTCGCTGAACATCACCGTGGCCATCCGGGTGGGGCAGAACCTGGGGGCCGGCCGTCTGGAACGGGCCCGCCTTTCGGCCCGCACGGCCCTGTGCCTGGGGCTGGGCCTGGCCCTGCTGACCATGACGGCCACCCTGTGCCTGCGGCCGCAGATCGCCCGGATCTACAACGCGGACCCCGCCGTGCTGGAGCTGGCCGTGCTCCTGCTGGCCTTCGCCGCCGTCAACCAGATACCGGAATCGTTGCAGACGGTGAGCATCGGTGTGCTGCGCGCCTACAACGATACCCGCTACATCCTGGGCGTCTGCCTGTTCTCCTACTGGATCGTGGGGCTGGGCACGGGCTGGGCCCTGGCCCGTACGGACTGGCTGGTGCCCGCCCTGGGCGCCCCCGGCTTCTGGACGGGCTACGGCCTGGCCCTGTGGGTGAGCTTCGTCCTGTACCGTTTGCGCACGGGCCGTCTGCACCGTCTGGATGCGGCGGCCGTGCGGCAGCGCATCCGCCGCTGACCGGAGGCCCCGGGCGGCCTTTGCCGGATGCGCGCGGGGAAGGGGAGGCATGGCAGGGCCTCCCTTTTTGCGTGGCTGAAGGCCCCATCTTCACGGACATGCCTGCCGTGACGGATGACGTTTTGTCCCTGCAGGGCAGGGGCGTTGCGGACAGTCGGCGGAGGGGCCCCGCCGCTTGTCCGGGAACGTCTTTCCCCGATAGGGCGCGGGCTTGTCATTCAGGGGGGGAGCAGGTATAGGAGGAGCGCGGACCGTACCCTGCCACGGCTGTGCCGGCAGGCTGCCCCGCCTGCCTCCGGCCCGGCATGAGGGCTTGTCTTGTCACCGGATCGTTCCGGCTGCGGATGGGAGACCATGCAGAACCCGTTCTTTTCGTTGTCCGAGGCCCGGCGCTTTGTGGCTCTGGGCCTCCCTGTATTTGTGGCCCAGATGTCCCAGATGGGCATGAACTTCGTGGACACGGCCATGACCGGTCAGGCCAGCACGGCGGACATGGCCGCCGTGGCCGTGGCCGGTTCCATCTGGAACCCCCTTTCCCTGCTGGGCATCGGCTGCCTGCTTTCCCTGCCGGCCATGAGTGCCCATCTGGTGGGCGGCGGACAGCGCCCGCGCACCCCGCACCTGCTGCGGCAGGGCATCTGGCTCACCCTGGGCATCAGCGCCATCCTGATGACCGTCTTTTACGTCATCTCCTGGCATTTGCAGTCCTTCGGGCTGGACGAGGAGCTCTCCCGCCTGGGCGGCGGCTACCTGCGCGCCATGCTCTGGGGCCTGCCGGGCTTCATGCTGTTCGTCAACGTGCGCAGCTTCCTGGAAGGCTATGCCCGCACGCGCCCGGCCATGATCATCGGCATCCTGGGCCTGGCGCTCAACGTGCCCTGCAACTATGTGCTCATCTACGGCAAGCTGGGCCTGCCCCGGCTGGGGGCCGTGGGCTGCGGCGTGGCCACGGCCCTGTGTTACTGGTTCATGGCCGTCTGCATGATCTATTATGTGCGCCGGGATGCCCAGTACCGGGACCTGCATCCCCTGTTCCTGCCCC
This is a stretch of genomic DNA from Desulfovibrio piger. It encodes these proteins:
- a CDS encoding MATE family efflux transporter; its protein translation is MTRNRFFSLSEARRFLALGLPVLVTQIAQMGMNFVDTAMTGRASTADMAAVAVSGSIWVPVSLLGMGCLLSLPAMMAHLVGGGEQRRTPHLLRQGLWLSGLLSLVLMGVFAFLSLHLELFGLDAELAPLAAGYLRAMLFGLPGMMLFVNVRGFLEGYARTRPAMLVGLLGLALNVPCNYVLIYGKLGLPRLGAVGCGVATALCYWFMGLTLALYARREARCRRLGPLFLPLLLPRAAGEGGGARRVDWPLVRRIFRIGLPGALAACFEASLFAVTALLLAPLGKVVVAGHQIAMNFSSIVYMLPLSLNITVAIRVGQNLGAGRLERARLSARTALCLGLGLALLTMTATLCLRPQIARIYNADPAVLELAVLLLAFAAVNQIPESLQTVSIGVLRAYNDTRYILGVCLFSYWIVGLGTGWALARTDWLVPALGAPGFWTGYGLALWVSFVLYRLRTGRLHRLDAAAVRQRIRR
- a CDS encoding 1,4-dihydroxy-6-naphthoate synthase encodes the protein MAENMTLGLSPCPNDTYIFHALLHRLVPSPAHFTPHMADVEELNALARQKKLPVTKLSLGVVPYIMDDYAIMASGAALGWGCGPLVVAREDLPEEKWKTARVAVPGLMTTANLLLTLHGGFQGPREEMLFSDVMDAVLDGEADMGVIIHEGRFTYAERGLVKLLDLGQWWEATYHAPLPLGAIAVRRDVPVELARAIEAAITASVDYANANPRASADFIREHAQELAESVTSAHIRTFVTEYSRDLGDTGRQAIARLVETAARMQGLRLPEAGLFL